One region of Pseudomonas alvandae genomic DNA includes:
- a CDS encoding UvrD-helicase domain-containing protein, whose amino-acid sequence MSLHNPDLPPDLLPLAQMSWFKRLAARFFGHGLTRLRAQHRASWLHGQADGFRSGHTAGFDYGYKEGRAEGLEAGRQVLLIRDSRGTEHPAPQVDDLLFDDWRLPLTTELKKRIKADVARLLPAHAQPSSGQWKMIFSDTPATSVVAGAGAGKSTTLVLRIVLLSQYLGFELDSMTVVTFTRESRKDFVQKLIETFALWGRAVSQKEARDLVRTFHSRILPMVRSLPGFERLQAFETLSHRAGADEDDAQGNPFDLRINDAQRQQLNACYYNLYQRDERFRELIQPLSRHALQLKELERDHPDVQKRVAVTELAAQRDEALCDAIEDLWFRAGAWPIKGIEPKRQVFEINGARFHCHGYIKSLDTWVMLGFDPRENPQLSRPGAKLSVRAEWAVKRTLFQAFCRKPLIWIDKYEDSKRLLSAVAGDVSAGPGFDYKVKGELTSAPLLDCFVAAAGFIENLGLDVPEAVGRMCFSSNDPDRYFFEALSRFWRAFEDHLLDQSPPVMTYNRMFALFSEHSPENFKLLDDALLRPLSHLMIDEFQDVSPQIVSWLRASLREVRRRGAALHTGRGAQRSSLLCVGDDWQSIYGWRGSSPSFFMDFNKQFPSPAHTRVMLTDNYRSHQHIIDAAEHIVRGAAAVPGKKGKASGTPRSPSPVTVLDRDDEGLARRLDEHYRNGDSILMLYRKSSDKLLIDKHIDSIVNVDSSLPYPQRRLRQMTYHSAKGLQADAVFLLGDCQHLTSSPYKNQVYRMAGLGQDGDAEPYDAAQKDEILRLAYVGITRAVQHCYWYVDGQDSQAANAPKASDRIGVGKPFFNDRRRARG is encoded by the coding sequence GCCTGGCTGCGCGTTTTTTCGGTCATGGCCTGACGCGCCTGCGCGCCCAACACCGCGCATCGTGGCTGCACGGGCAGGCCGACGGATTTCGCAGCGGTCATACCGCCGGTTTTGACTATGGCTACAAGGAAGGCAGGGCCGAGGGGCTCGAAGCGGGGCGTCAGGTCCTGTTGATCCGCGACTCCCGTGGTACCGAGCACCCGGCCCCGCAAGTCGATGACCTGCTGTTTGACGATTGGCGATTGCCGCTGACCACCGAGCTGAAGAAACGCATCAAGGCGGATGTGGCGCGACTGCTACCGGCCCATGCGCAGCCCAGCAGCGGCCAATGGAAGATGATTTTCAGCGACACGCCGGCCACTTCGGTGGTGGCGGGCGCAGGTGCGGGCAAGTCAACGACCCTGGTGCTGCGTATTGTGTTGCTGTCGCAATACCTGGGGTTCGAACTGGATTCAATGACCGTGGTGACGTTCACCCGGGAATCGCGAAAGGACTTTGTCCAGAAACTCATCGAAACGTTTGCCCTGTGGGGGCGCGCGGTCAGCCAGAAGGAAGCCCGGGATCTGGTGCGCACCTTCCACTCGCGTATCTTGCCCATGGTCCGCAGCCTGCCGGGATTCGAGCGGCTCCAGGCCTTCGAGACCTTGAGCCACCGCGCCGGAGCGGATGAGGATGACGCCCAGGGCAACCCGTTCGACTTGCGCATCAACGATGCCCAGCGCCAGCAGCTCAATGCCTGTTATTACAACCTCTATCAGCGTGACGAGCGTTTCCGCGAGTTGATCCAGCCGCTTTCCCGTCATGCCCTGCAGCTCAAGGAGCTGGAGCGCGACCACCCGGATGTGCAGAAGCGTGTGGCCGTGACGGAATTGGCCGCCCAGCGCGATGAAGCACTCTGCGACGCAATCGAAGACCTGTGGTTCCGGGCGGGGGCTTGGCCGATTAAAGGTATTGAACCGAAACGCCAGGTATTTGAAATCAACGGGGCGAGATTTCATTGCCATGGCTACATCAAATCCCTTGATACCTGGGTGATGCTGGGATTCGATCCACGGGAGAACCCGCAGCTCAGCCGTCCCGGTGCCAAGCTGAGTGTGCGTGCGGAATGGGCCGTAAAGCGCACCTTGTTTCAAGCTTTCTGTCGTAAGCCACTGATTTGGATTGATAAGTATGAAGACTCAAAACGCCTGTTGTCCGCCGTGGCTGGGGATGTCAGTGCGGGTCCCGGGTTCGACTACAAGGTCAAGGGCGAGCTGACGTCGGCCCCTTTGCTGGACTGTTTTGTCGCAGCGGCGGGGTTTATCGAAAATCTTGGCCTGGATGTACCTGAAGCCGTGGGCAGGATGTGTTTCTCAAGCAATGACCCGGATCGTTATTTCTTCGAGGCGTTGAGTCGTTTCTGGCGTGCGTTCGAAGATCATCTGCTGGATCAATCGCCTCCGGTCATGACCTATAACCGGATGTTTGCGTTGTTCAGCGAACACTCCCCGGAAAACTTCAAGCTGCTTGATGACGCCCTGTTGAGGCCGTTGTCGCATTTGATGATCGACGAATTCCAGGACGTTTCGCCCCAGATCGTGTCTTGGCTGAGGGCGAGCCTGCGTGAAGTGCGCAGGCGTGGCGCTGCCCTGCATACCGGGCGCGGCGCCCAGCGTTCTTCCTTGTTGTGCGTGGGTGATGACTGGCAGTCGATCTATGGCTGGCGCGGCAGCTCGCCGAGTTTTTTCATGGATTTCAACAAGCAGTTCCCGTCACCGGCCCACACTCGGGTGATGCTCACCGACAACTACCGCAGTCACCAGCACATCATTGACGCGGCTGAGCACATCGTACGCGGAGCGGCAGCCGTCCCCGGCAAGAAAGGCAAGGCCAGCGGCACGCCTCGTTCGCCAAGCCCGGTGACGGTGTTGGACAGGGACGATGAAGGTTTGGCGCGGCGGCTCGATGAACACTACCGCAACGGCGATTCAATCTTGATGCTGTATCGAAAAAGTAGCGATAAGCTACTGATAGATAAGCATATTGATTCGATAGTTAATGTGGATTCTAGCTTGCCTTATCCGCAACGCCGCCTCAGGCAAATGACTTATCACAGCGCCAAGGGGCTTCAGGCAGATGCGGTATTCCTGCTGGGGGATTGCCAGCACCTGACCAGCTCACCCTACAAGAATCAGGTCTACCGGATGGCCGGGTTGGGACAGGACGGTGACGCCGAACCCTATGATGCTGCGCAAAAGGATGAAATCCTGCGCCTGGCGTATGTAGGCATCACCCGGGCGGTTCAGCATTGCTATTGGTACGTCGACGGCCAGGATAGCCAGGCCGCCAATGCACCCAAGGCGTCGGACCGGATCGGGGTAGGCAAGCCGTTTTTCAACGATCGTCGCCGTGCTCGCGGCTGA
- a CDS encoding DUF1652 domain-containing protein: MNKGSFSKVTFPNACQLMRWHFHPMGFEASMDAPGSMVARLFDRASGETMIAIAGIPCATVMNAPDVERIIEAVEAELEAFVPPVGLRRFAS; encoded by the coding sequence ATGAATAAAGGATCTTTCAGCAAGGTTACGTTCCCCAACGCCTGCCAGTTGATGCGCTGGCATTTCCATCCCATGGGTTTCGAGGCCAGCATGGACGCGCCAGGCAGTATGGTCGCCCGGCTGTTTGACCGTGCCAGCGGCGAAACCATGATCGCAATCGCCGGCATCCCCTGCGCGACAGTGATGAATGCCCCCGACGTGGAGCGAATCATCGAAGCGGTGGAAGCCGAGCTTGAAGCCTTTGTGCCGCCGGTTGGCTTGCGACGATTTGCCTCCTGA
- a CDS encoding MFS transporter: MKPANMKPSLSPASGPQPLAPARRALASLALSTLLASLGASVTAVGLPVLAQAFDASFQHVQWVVLAYLLAITTLIVSLGRLGDLIGRRKLLLAGIALFTLASALCGLASSLGLLIAARVLQGLGAAIMMTLTLALVGETIDKTRAGSAMGLLATLSAVGTALGPSLGGVLMTGFGWQALFLVNVPLGLLTLLLAWRSLPAGQAANVEKVRFDVTGTLLLATALGAYALAMTLGGGHFGGLNVSLLAAAILSGGLFVRTQHRRPSPLIPLTMFSDRLLVSGLATSALVATVMMATLLVGPFYLSIALGLPSAIVGLVLAVGPCVAALTGMPAGRLADRFGVRPMRLLGLATMASGCLLLSLVPPTLGIAGYVTAIMVTTLGYAMFQTANNAAVMAEIPANQRGVIAGLLNLSRNLGFFSGAAMLGAVFAAMLPTNGTPSATPEAVADGLHVTFIVALSLVVLAGFIAFKYREPEPLAAFQDTVGRP, translated from the coding sequence ATGAAACCAGCCAATATGAAACCAAGCCTGTCACCCGCGAGCGGCCCTCAACCGCTTGCTCCCGCGCGCCGGGCCTTGGCCAGCCTGGCGCTGTCAACGTTATTGGCGTCGCTGGGGGCCAGCGTCACCGCCGTTGGACTGCCTGTGTTGGCCCAAGCGTTTGACGCCTCGTTCCAGCACGTTCAGTGGGTAGTGCTGGCCTATCTCCTGGCGATCACCACGCTGATCGTCAGTCTCGGACGCCTGGGCGACTTGATTGGCCGACGCAAGCTGTTACTGGCGGGCATCGCACTGTTTACGCTCGCGTCAGCCTTGTGCGGCCTCGCGTCGTCGCTGGGGCTGTTGATCGCCGCCCGGGTACTGCAGGGGCTGGGGGCTGCCATCATGATGACGCTGACGTTGGCCCTGGTCGGCGAAACGATCGATAAGACCAGGGCGGGCAGTGCCATGGGATTGCTCGCCACGCTGTCCGCGGTAGGCACCGCACTGGGCCCTTCCCTGGGCGGCGTATTGATGACCGGGTTTGGCTGGCAGGCGTTGTTCCTGGTCAACGTACCGCTCGGACTGCTGACCTTGCTGCTGGCCTGGCGGTCCCTGCCCGCCGGGCAAGCCGCCAATGTCGAGAAGGTGCGTTTCGACGTCACGGGCACGCTTTTGCTCGCGACGGCCCTTGGCGCCTACGCCTTGGCCATGACCTTGGGTGGCGGGCATTTCGGTGGGCTGAATGTCAGCTTGCTGGCGGCGGCCATTCTGAGCGGTGGATTGTTCGTCCGGACGCAGCATCGGCGCCCATCGCCGCTGATCCCGCTGACGATGTTCAGCGATCGCTTGCTGGTATCGGGCCTGGCGACGAGCGCGCTGGTGGCAACGGTCATGATGGCGACCTTGCTCGTGGGGCCATTCTACTTGTCGATCGCGCTGGGGCTCCCGTCGGCCATTGTCGGCTTGGTACTGGCCGTCGGGCCATGCGTCGCCGCCCTCACCGGCATGCCTGCCGGGCGCCTCGCCGATCGGTTCGGGGTGCGTCCCATGCGGCTCCTGGGGCTGGCGACCATGGCGAGCGGTTGCCTGCTGCTGTCGCTGGTTCCGCCGACGCTTGGCATCGCCGGTTACGTCACGGCGATCATGGTAACGACCTTGGGCTACGCGATGTTCCAGACAGCAAACAATGCGGCGGTCATGGCCGAGATCCCCGCCAACCAACGCGGCGTGATTGCCGGATTGCTCAATTTGTCGCGCAACCTCGGCTTCTTCAGTGGCGCAGCGATGCTGGGCGCGGTCTTCGCGGCCATGTTGCCGACCAACGGTACTCCCTCCGCCACTCCCGAGGCTGTTGCCGACGGGCTGCACGTCACCTTCATCGTCGCCCTTTCCCTGGTGGTGCTGGCAGGCTTCATCGCCTTCAAATACCGCGAGCCAGAGCCATTGGCGGCTTTTCAGGACACTGTGGGACGACCATGA
- a CDS encoding LysR family transcriptional regulator — translation MSATDLNLLVTLDALLSEGSVAGAARRLQLSPSAMSRALARLRQAIDDPLLVRAGRGLVPTPRAIELREQVSQLVQGAQAALRPVQATDLRRVNRTFTLRTRQGFVENFAIELIERIARQAPGIRLRFVEKTDRDSTALREGNVDLETAVVDEDTSPELLTQGLFGDRIVGVVRAGHPLSRIDVSDADYAAGEHIGISLRGLEHGSIDQALGALGLSRNLITTVPGFSTALGLARSSDMIASVPERYSTRLRLGMHTFALPFVLPGFTVAMLWHPRMDADPVHRWIRSCLREVCAGTIEPL, via the coding sequence ATGTCCGCTACCGATCTCAACTTGCTTGTCACGCTGGACGCGCTCTTGTCTGAAGGCAGTGTGGCCGGTGCCGCCCGGCGGCTGCAGCTCAGTCCTTCGGCCATGAGTCGGGCCTTGGCGCGGTTGCGCCAGGCCATCGATGATCCGTTGCTGGTGCGGGCGGGGCGCGGATTGGTTCCGACCCCGCGAGCGATCGAGTTGCGCGAGCAAGTCAGCCAATTGGTGCAGGGCGCTCAGGCCGCGCTACGTCCGGTGCAGGCCACGGACCTGCGGAGGGTGAATCGAACCTTCACGTTGCGCACCCGGCAAGGCTTCGTGGAAAACTTCGCGATCGAGCTGATCGAGCGGATTGCCCGGCAGGCCCCGGGAATAAGGCTGCGGTTTGTCGAAAAGACCGACAGGGACAGCACGGCGCTGCGCGAGGGCAACGTGGATCTGGAGACCGCCGTTGTAGACGAAGACACCAGTCCGGAGCTGCTGACGCAAGGGTTGTTCGGTGACCGTATCGTTGGCGTCGTGCGAGCAGGACATCCGCTGAGCAGGATCGATGTAAGTGACGCTGATTATGCGGCGGGCGAGCACATTGGCATTTCCCTGCGTGGCTTGGAGCACGGCTCCATCGACCAGGCCCTTGGCGCCTTGGGTTTGTCCCGAAACCTCATCACCACCGTGCCGGGCTTTTCCACCGCGCTGGGGCTGGCGCGGTCCAGTGACATGATCGCCAGCGTGCCGGAACGCTACAGCACCCGTTTGCGCCTTGGCATGCACACGTTCGCATTGCCGTTCGTGCTCCCCGGGTTTACGGTAGCCATGCTCTGGCATCCGCGCATGGACGCCGACCCTGTACACCGCTGGATAAGGAGCTGCCTGCGAGAAGTGTGCGCGGGCACGATCGAACCGTTGTGA
- a CDS encoding YgdI/YgdR family lipoprotein, with product MNIRFLGLPLAAMAFLALAGCATPTVVTLQNGTQYLTEDTPNTRTADGFYEFEDISGKKVRVRADEVATIRKGD from the coding sequence ATGAACATCAGGTTTCTGGGCCTGCCCCTGGCTGCCATGGCGTTCCTGGCTTTGGCCGGCTGTGCGACACCCACCGTGGTGACGCTGCAGAACGGTACCCAGTATTTGACCGAGGACACGCCCAATACCCGCACCGCCGATGGCTTCTACGAGTTCGAAGACATTTCGGGCAAGAAAGTCCGGGTCCGCGCCGACGAAGTGGCCACCATACGCAAGGGAGACTGA